Proteins encoded together in one Labilibaculum sp. DW002 window:
- a CDS encoding DEAD/DEAH box helicase: MQTIEQILESFGDRILSSRKIAARKAQYVPIPSDMNPELQECLHEMGYDQLYSHQAEMYKRAMQGKNIVITTGTASGKSLSFYLPVIQRILENPSRRAIFIYPTKALTKDQLRNIVDFVEFFGKHRIQAGIYDGDTPAAERSRIRQEANIILTNPDMINATFLPNHNRYGFPHLFANLDYLVIDELHAYRGAFGSQVSNVMRRLLRICNYHGNTPHFLCSSATIANPAELAENICHQPFELIDKDGSPAPEKEIYFWQPEYIKKAQRKRSVTEELKELLPNLIGNMVRVITFCISRRETEVVTKECRDILAHDPLKLGPDMSDKISAYRGGYTPLERERIEKDLVEGSVYGVVSTSALELGIDIGALDMVVMGGFPGTRASFWQQLGRAGRKGNKAHALLMLKEKPMDQYVGMNPDWLLKSASENAVIDKNNLYIQLAHIRAASAELPLTIDDIATFPDLGEIIPLLQKEGELSEHHAQYQWSGQLSPAHEISLRNMTSDTIKIVDKEKDCTITTVDLIQAKKEFYPGAIYLHDSVQYKSLDLDLEGKTAWVREVDSNYYTEPHKPGNIDILMEHDQQEDKRIYSCFGDVRVSVLVSGYKMVQFNTHQNLGYEALSQILETQMETEACWIQIPDNVVQVFVATGKAPSLDPQSKDSEDKKVPHFDYTEGLIHCLKAAASMRVMATHSDLGGAVFGFAHPDSPVHKHAIILFDEYPGGLGFSEKAFEFIGEIIKNAGQLVKDCSCKEGCPACVGDHRIDKELILWALRSFYKELPIPKNIQLDKLPASPSTNSKKMEWKQVKDQWQELLSRFEKEEHFGARFLKHASAFEIKGNDLILFLAESNLKLAQKPEVVKGLKAELAKLIHLPENFELHLRVDDSELNIKNQLKLQRIMSNGKGYLNN; the protein is encoded by the coding sequence ACAAACGAGCTATGCAGGGTAAAAATATTGTTATCACTACGGGTACGGCAAGTGGTAAATCCTTATCTTTTTATTTGCCTGTTATTCAGCGCATACTTGAAAATCCTAGCCGACGTGCTATTTTCATTTACCCTACCAAAGCACTAACCAAAGATCAATTACGAAACATTGTTGACTTTGTAGAATTTTTTGGCAAGCATCGCATACAAGCTGGTATTTATGATGGAGATACGCCAGCAGCTGAACGCAGCCGTATTCGTCAGGAGGCTAATATTATTCTTACCAATCCCGATATGATTAACGCAACATTTTTGCCCAATCACAATCGCTATGGCTTTCCACATCTATTTGCCAATCTGGATTATCTGGTAATCGATGAGCTACATGCTTACCGAGGTGCTTTTGGATCGCAGGTTTCTAATGTGATGCGTCGCTTGTTGCGCATTTGCAATTACCATGGTAACACACCTCACTTTCTTTGCAGTTCTGCAACAATCGCCAACCCTGCAGAACTGGCTGAAAATATCTGCCATCAGCCCTTTGAACTTATTGACAAAGATGGCTCTCCTGCTCCGGAAAAAGAAATCTACTTTTGGCAACCTGAGTACATTAAAAAAGCACAACGTAAACGGTCTGTTACCGAAGAGCTGAAAGAATTATTGCCGAACTTAATTGGCAATATGGTGAGAGTAATCACCTTTTGTATTTCGCGCAGGGAAACAGAGGTTGTGACGAAAGAATGTCGAGATATACTTGCTCATGATCCGCTTAAGCTTGGTCCTGATATGTCCGATAAAATATCGGCTTACCGTGGAGGTTATACGCCTTTAGAGCGTGAACGAATAGAAAAAGATTTGGTAGAAGGAAGCGTTTATGGCGTTGTTTCGACTTCTGCTCTTGAATTAGGTATTGATATTGGAGCTTTGGATATGGTTGTGATGGGAGGCTTTCCAGGTACACGTGCTAGCTTTTGGCAGCAATTGGGCCGTGCTGGTCGAAAGGGCAATAAAGCGCACGCACTTCTTATGCTCAAAGAAAAACCAATGGACCAATATGTGGGTATGAATCCTGATTGGCTATTGAAATCTGCATCTGAAAATGCTGTAATTGATAAGAACAATCTATACATTCAATTGGCTCATATTCGTGCGGCTTCTGCTGAGTTGCCTTTAACCATTGACGATATAGCAACTTTTCCCGATCTGGGAGAAATTATTCCTTTGCTACAAAAAGAAGGAGAATTAAGCGAACATCATGCCCAATACCAGTGGAGTGGCCAACTCTCACCTGCTCATGAAATTAGTCTGCGAAACATGACTAGTGACACGATTAAAATTGTAGACAAAGAGAAAGACTGTACCATAACTACCGTTGATCTGATACAAGCTAAAAAAGAATTTTATCCGGGTGCGATTTATTTGCATGATAGTGTGCAGTATAAAAGTCTCGATTTGGATTTGGAAGGTAAAACCGCTTGGGTTAGAGAAGTTGATTCCAATTATTATACTGAGCCTCACAAACCGGGTAATATTGATATTCTAATGGAGCATGATCAGCAGGAAGACAAGCGTATCTATAGTTGTTTTGGTGATGTTCGTGTTAGCGTTTTGGTTTCTGGCTATAAGATGGTTCAATTCAATACGCACCAGAACTTAGGTTATGAAGCATTGTCGCAAATTCTTGAAACACAAATGGAAACGGAAGCTTGTTGGATTCAAATACCAGATAATGTGGTTCAGGTATTTGTGGCAACGGGAAAAGCCCCAAGTCTCGATCCTCAATCGAAGGATTCGGAAGACAAAAAAGTACCACATTTCGATTATACTGAAGGCTTAATTCATTGCTTAAAAGCTGCAGCTTCAATGCGCGTTATGGCTACTCATTCAGATTTAGGCGGGGCTGTCTTCGGATTTGCACACCCTGATTCGCCTGTTCACAAGCATGCCATTATTCTCTTCGATGAATACCCTGGAGGTTTGGGCTTCTCTGAAAAAGCTTTTGAGTTTATTGGAGAAATTATTAAAAATGCTGGGCAATTGGTTAAAGATTGTTCCTGCAAAGAAGGCTGTCCTGCTTGTGTTGGCGATCATCGCATTGATAAGGAACTTATTCTTTGGGCTTTGCGATCTTTCTATAAGGAATTGCCTATTCCCAAAAATATTCAACTTGACAAGTTGCCGGCTTCACCATCAACAAATTCCAAAAAGATGGAGTGGAAACAAGTAAAAGATCAGTGGCAAGAACTATTAAGTCGGTTTGAGAAGGAGGAACATTTTGGAGCTCGTTTCCTAAAACATGCTTCGGCTTTTGAAATAAAAGGGAATGATCTTATTCTTTTTTTAGCAGAAAGTAATCTTAAATTGGCTCAAAAACCGGAAGTTGTTAAAGGGCTAAAAGCGGAGTTGGCTAAACTAATACACTTACCCGAGAACTTCGAATTACACTTGCGTGTTGATGATAGTGAGCTTAATATCAAAAATCAATTAAAGTTGCAACGCATCATGAGCAATGGGAAAGGCTATTTGAATAATTAG
- a CDS encoding ATP-dependent helicase, protein MSLKRLHRKLRSTEFEGNEFDPISAFEAQDVPQQSLVIPKERFTEPQENYAHKIKEVYARNSKLGQALKTLNNYQLQAVFSEDRKVLLSAMVGSGKTTVLTHKILYLHFIKAIPLSEMVVLTFTNKAAREIRERILSFYEESEGIQSEDLRYFGTFHSVARQLIKEHPQLSELGFTPSFSIMDKEAKEEFLLRLIHTHELDVKYHNKLDQRLKLYRNEKQILYANMKNEDDLPQLLEISRKEKQANNLMDFDDLISIVNWLLKQECSLEAKWVIVDEFQDCNPEQVQLLNYLSVKDSSFFAVGDPNQSIYAWRGSTEQIFESYITDTSCRMMRLPLNYRSSGQLLSAAACLLNDERNDLQATRTAGNKLRLVNHFDDNQEAFYYASQFKSLHSSGTAWEQIAILFRTRQQINLFESIFSKEDIPFEVISKSSLKDYPALFWLKKVLLAGLQANDMDSILSVFTSSDFGCLKNGKALLNAYNKFSNEKTFNSKLEAFTEFLKFKYPKETTHIKLANSLLDFQDQLLKTSRQFDLYGYLNLDEVLKPISVHYTENVCQVKQAIQELDLYIQKQSFGNNIEAYQAAMGQVSLEGHFQINTGIKKSQEGVRLLTIHAAKGLEFDHVFLSGANTGLIPLNRKKAGPNHLQEEKRLLFVALTRAKNNMEIAWHSQSSAWNAEEGPSYFLNAIPSTLIDRIENTKPEITIKKFEDPQESNDSPWKKGMKIRHPKYGEGTVISSTDKEILCEFGKFGEKSFAPQWATLKKL, encoded by the coding sequence GTGAGTTTAAAACGTCTACATAGAAAGCTAAGGAGTACCGAGTTTGAAGGCAATGAATTTGATCCCATTTCTGCCTTTGAGGCTCAAGATGTGCCTCAGCAGAGTCTTGTTATTCCTAAGGAGCGTTTTACAGAACCTCAAGAAAACTATGCTCATAAAATTAAAGAGGTATATGCTAGGAATTCGAAATTAGGTCAGGCTCTTAAAACACTTAACAACTATCAGTTGCAGGCAGTATTCTCTGAGGATCGTAAAGTGTTGCTAAGTGCTATGGTGGGAAGTGGAAAAACTACGGTTCTTACGCATAAGATTCTCTATTTGCACTTTATCAAAGCCATACCACTTTCAGAAATGGTAGTGCTCACGTTTACGAATAAAGCTGCTCGTGAAATTAGGGAACGCATACTATCTTTTTACGAGGAATCAGAAGGCATACAGTCAGAAGATCTACGCTATTTTGGCACTTTCCATTCGGTAGCCCGTCAACTAATAAAGGAGCATCCTCAATTAAGTGAATTGGGATTTACACCATCCTTTTCGATAATGGATAAGGAAGCTAAAGAAGAGTTTCTGCTTCGTTTAATTCACACACATGAGCTTGATGTTAAGTACCATAATAAACTGGATCAGCGATTAAAGTTATATCGTAACGAGAAACAGATTCTTTACGCCAATATGAAAAATGAAGATGATCTTCCTCAACTTCTGGAAATATCGCGAAAAGAAAAACAAGCTAACAATCTGATGGATTTTGATGACTTAATTTCCATCGTTAATTGGCTTTTAAAACAAGAATGCTCGCTTGAAGCTAAATGGGTGATTGTAGATGAGTTCCAGGATTGCAATCCTGAACAAGTTCAGCTCTTAAATTACCTCTCTGTAAAAGATAGCTCCTTCTTTGCAGTGGGTGATCCCAATCAAAGTATTTATGCCTGGCGTGGCAGTACCGAGCAAATTTTTGAAAGCTATATTACAGACACAAGCTGTCGTATGATGCGTTTGCCTTTGAATTATAGAAGTTCAGGACAGCTATTAAGTGCTGCCGCTTGCCTGTTAAACGATGAGCGAAATGATTTGCAAGCAACTCGAACGGCTGGAAATAAACTGCGTTTGGTGAATCATTTTGACGATAATCAGGAAGCCTTTTATTATGCCAGTCAATTTAAAAGCTTGCATTCAAGTGGTACAGCATGGGAGCAAATTGCTATTCTATTTCGTACACGCCAACAAATAAATCTCTTCGAGTCTATTTTTTCGAAAGAAGATATTCCTTTCGAAGTTATAAGCAAAAGTAGTCTTAAGGATTATCCTGCTCTATTTTGGCTAAAGAAGGTTCTTTTAGCTGGTTTGCAAGCCAACGACATGGATAGTATTCTATCCGTTTTCACATCAAGTGATTTTGGTTGTCTTAAAAATGGAAAAGCTTTACTGAATGCATATAATAAATTCAGTAATGAGAAAACCTTTAATAGCAAGCTAGAAGCCTTCACTGAATTTTTGAAATTTAAATATCCTAAAGAAACCACTCATATTAAATTGGCGAATTCTTTATTGGATTTTCAAGATCAACTATTAAAAACAAGTAGGCAGTTTGATCTATACGGCTATTTGAATTTAGATGAGGTCCTAAAACCCATTTCCGTTCATTACACCGAGAATGTGTGTCAAGTGAAACAAGCTATACAGGAGTTGGATCTTTACATACAAAAACAGAGTTTTGGAAATAATATCGAAGCTTATCAGGCTGCAATGGGACAAGTGAGTTTAGAGGGGCATTTCCAAATTAATACAGGTATAAAGAAGAGTCAAGAGGGCGTTCGTTTATTAACTATTCATGCTGCAAAAGGTCTGGAATTTGATCATGTTTTTTTGAGTGGAGCCAATACCGGTTTGATTCCTTTGAATAGAAAAAAAGCAGGTCCAAATCATTTGCAAGAAGAAAAGCGTCTACTTTTTGTTGCCCTCACTCGTGCTAAAAATAATATGGAAATAGCTTGGCACAGCCAAAGTTCAGCTTGGAATGCTGAGGAAGGACCATCTTATTTTCTCAATGCTATTCCTTCGACACTTATTGACCGTATTGAAAATACAAAGCCAGAAATTACAATTAAAAAGTTTGAAGATCCTCAGGAATCTAATGATAGCCCTTGGAAGAAGGGCATGAAAATAAGACATCCAAAATATGGAGAAGGTACTGTCATTAGCAGTACTGATAAAGAAATTCTTTGTGAGTTCGGCAAATTTGGAGAAAAGAGTTTTGCACCTCAATGGGCAACACTAAAAAAACTTTAG
- a CDS encoding Gfo/Idh/MocA family protein, giving the protein MNSKDYENSRRKFLLNAAAAGIVGAIGLNSIFTSCQSSKKREYAFPPMLEKAPDGPLLKAGIVGCGYRGTGAALNFLNSGPNVEIVALADVFQDRVDACRQEIKNQKGFDIAPDQCFSGINSFEKLMNCDVDVVILATPPHFRPQHFEACVKAKKHVFMEKPVAVDPVGVRSVMVSAEKAKMLGLSVVTGTIKRHQQDYIETFKQVNEGAIGEIVSANSYYNVGKLWHRNPRADWSELENMIRNWVNWCWLSGDHIVEQHVHNLDTVNWFVGKHPEKAIGFGARQQRVTGDQYDHFSVDFVYDKDIHYHSMCRQINDCSNNTSDRIQGTKGSTNCENTIYNLDGSVNWSYQYPKAGTGKNISRLSTNPYDQEHIDLVTAIRTGNPINEAFQVAESTLTGIMGRISAYTGKEVSWEEMMNSDLYLGPKSYTIGPVAISKDVPKPGKSPSI; this is encoded by the coding sequence ATGAATAGCAAAGATTACGAAAACAGCCGAAGAAAATTTTTACTTAACGCAGCTGCTGCAGGAATAGTAGGTGCTATTGGCTTAAATTCCATATTCACTTCTTGTCAATCCAGTAAGAAAAGAGAATATGCTTTTCCTCCAATGCTAGAAAAAGCTCCCGATGGTCCTTTGCTAAAAGCTGGTATTGTTGGTTGTGGTTATCGCGGAACTGGTGCCGCCTTAAACTTTTTAAATTCTGGGCCTAATGTAGAAATTGTTGCCTTAGCTGATGTTTTTCAAGATCGTGTTGATGCATGCCGCCAAGAAATAAAAAATCAGAAAGGTTTTGATATTGCTCCAGATCAATGTTTCTCTGGAATCAATTCGTTTGAAAAACTCATGAATTGCGATGTTGATGTGGTAATCCTAGCCACTCCACCACATTTTCGTCCACAGCACTTTGAAGCTTGTGTAAAAGCAAAAAAGCATGTCTTTATGGAAAAGCCTGTTGCAGTAGATCCAGTAGGAGTTCGTTCTGTTATGGTTTCTGCCGAAAAGGCCAAAATGTTAGGCTTATCCGTTGTAACGGGAACAATTAAGCGTCATCAGCAAGATTATATTGAAACTTTTAAACAGGTTAATGAGGGAGCAATTGGCGAGATTGTTTCCGCTAACAGTTATTACAATGTAGGCAAACTTTGGCATCGAAATCCACGTGCCGATTGGTCTGAACTGGAAAATATGATTAGAAACTGGGTCAATTGGTGTTGGCTTTCGGGAGATCACATCGTAGAACAACATGTTCACAATTTAGATACCGTAAACTGGTTTGTAGGAAAACATCCTGAGAAAGCGATAGGTTTTGGAGCTCGACAACAAAGAGTTACTGGCGATCAATACGATCATTTTAGTGTCGATTTTGTTTACGATAAGGATATTCATTACCACAGCATGTGTCGCCAAATTAATGATTGCAGCAACAATACATCTGATCGAATTCAAGGTACAAAAGGATCTACCAATTGTGAAAACACCATATATAATTTAGATGGTTCTGTAAATTGGAGCTATCAATATCCAAAAGCTGGTACTGGTAAAAACATCAGTAGGTTAAGTACGAATCCTTACGATCAGGAACATATTGATTTGGTTACAGCAATTCGCACAGGGAATCCAATCAATGAAGCATTTCAAGTTGCAGAATCAACCCTAACAGGAATTATGGGCAGAATATCCGCCTATACAGGAAAAGAAGTAAGTTGGGAAGAAATGATGAACTCTGATTTGTATCTGGGACCGAAATCTTATACTATTGGACCTGTAGCTATTTCAAAAGATGTTCCTAAACCAGGAAAATCACCATCTATTTAA
- a CDS encoding NapC/NirT family cytochrome c produces the protein MSNFFHQYKFLILILLSFLFAIAFVTGLNGIDQTTSTDKYCMSCHVHTHAENSWLQASHHNNKSGVVVHCVDCHLPPKNQSNYWPEKIKAGSRDLYSYYFKDIDEINWDEKSLLEHAKKHVFNESCINCHANLFPLHLSKEGDKAHLYYKHNKDKLDCINCHLNVGHGGEQTHKANYSFSKSETNKQIFTEPTSIQEFSNFNEQIPNTTVSFDMIAIPDNKAQNINAFFIGKLEVTWDEYKAFLRETESEGRLVNENQGIDAITGATPPFGDPSQAWGMGKRPAITMTWHAANTYCKWLSQKIGKIYRLPTAKEWEYASGTNENDDFFFGGNASDYKDKNFILNLFKKPSEKINNYVIWKKNSIGKTGLPEEVLPNKFGIVNMLGNVREFCQDTIKVNNKLEYILKGGSFKSTINELLLSHKDHTQHDVWMVSDPQIPKSIWWYSDCNDVGFRIVCEWSQMDTNSSIK, from the coding sequence ATGAGTAATTTTTTTCATCAATATAAATTCCTTATTCTGATACTTCTGTCTTTTCTTTTTGCCATTGCATTTGTAACTGGCTTAAACGGAATCGATCAGACTACATCTACCGATAAATATTGCATGTCCTGCCATGTTCATACACATGCCGAAAATTCATGGTTACAGGCATCTCATCACAACAATAAAAGTGGTGTTGTAGTTCATTGTGTAGACTGTCACTTACCGCCCAAAAACCAAAGTAATTATTGGCCTGAAAAAATAAAGGCTGGTTCCAGAGATTTATATTCCTATTACTTTAAGGATATTGATGAAATTAATTGGGATGAAAAATCGCTATTAGAGCATGCAAAAAAGCATGTATTCAATGAATCCTGCATCAATTGCCATGCAAATCTTTTTCCACTGCATCTTTCCAAAGAAGGAGACAAAGCACATTTGTATTACAAACACAATAAAGACAAGTTAGATTGTATCAACTGTCATTTAAATGTTGGTCATGGTGGTGAACAAACACACAAAGCCAATTATTCCTTTTCTAAATCAGAAACCAACAAACAAATATTTACTGAACCAACCAGTATTCAGGAATTCTCAAATTTTAATGAGCAAATTCCAAATACTACTGTTTCCTTTGACATGATTGCAATTCCTGATAATAAGGCACAAAATATCAATGCTTTCTTTATTGGTAAACTTGAGGTGACTTGGGACGAATACAAAGCCTTTCTTCGTGAAACTGAATCAGAAGGAAGACTAGTGAATGAAAATCAGGGAATCGATGCAATAACTGGAGCTACGCCACCATTTGGTGACCCTTCGCAAGCTTGGGGAATGGGAAAAAGGCCAGCAATTACAATGACGTGGCATGCTGCAAATACCTATTGCAAATGGCTTTCACAAAAAATCGGAAAAATTTATCGTTTACCAACAGCCAAAGAATGGGAATACGCTAGCGGAACAAATGAAAATGATGACTTCTTCTTTGGCGGCAATGCATCTGATTATAAAGACAAAAACTTCATTTTAAATCTGTTTAAAAAGCCAAGTGAGAAAATCAATAATTACGTGATTTGGAAAAAAAATAGCATTGGAAAAACAGGACTCCCAGAAGAAGTTTTACCCAATAAATTTGGCATTGTAAACATGCTCGGTAACGTGCGTGAATTCTGTCAGGATACGATAAAAGTCAACAATAAACTTGAATACATCTTAAAAGGAGGCTCATTTAAAAGTACAATTAATGAACTCCTTCTAAGCCATAAAGATCATACCCAACATGATGTTTGGATGGTAAGCGATCCTCAAATTCCAAAAAGCATTTGGTGGTATTCCGATTGCAACGACGTTGGCTTCAGAATTGTATGCGAATGGTCGCAAATGGATACGAATAGCAGTATAAAATAA